Proteins co-encoded in one Cuculus canorus isolate bCucCan1 chromosome 22, bCucCan1.pri, whole genome shotgun sequence genomic window:
- the AHDC1 gene encoding transcription factor Gibbin isoform X1 has product MRVKPPGPVVTTSVVRGSPDYVREPKFYPPGHPVQRPPACPAEKALSCSVLSFPEGSCPALGREHQAGSLLHGDPADRCQSVHGGTKAAEDLLSCAGEPRILGGSAEEAAACDRAPKTFPNATLASGRCNVDSILALLRSKCGNGHINLHPVVQLIDIMKDLNRLSEDLKSSGVHLDCGSLRGGGGHEDNRLLPADRDLQYSFFSSPSLANSIRSPEERGVLCKTEPSRHPRPPARDGEADAGGRSTPQPPGHSGGAGGASKAPAEEAGCSQPDAGDYSDLAEADILNELASLACPGTQLLESQAMEPQPQLLPAQELDSQSRLLDSQSLESQPQLLDSQSLEPLPESLELQNLEPLGLQSLEPLSESLELQSLEPLSESLELQSLEPLAEPLGLQALEPLPAALEPPLLDSRTPLMPTEPSLLEAQPLGTVSELLEAQPGAGDPLRPHGLQPRLGGCPLGSMVKRGPCGGRGAGRCGEDHRKYALRRTDKPKMLCRRRRAGRGRRVDVTPESRVLSPLALPAEVPPGPEEPGTPLLSPPPPPPPDTLDPDEAPKTPMAGKKSKCRGVRKMVVKMAKIPVSLGRRNKTTYKVSSLSSNLNLEGKELAASTSMEPTPLLKMKNNGRNVVVVFPPGEMPIILKRKRGRPPKNLLLGQTKPKEPTPEVKKRRRRKQKLASPQPSYIADTNDSKADYSDVLAKLAFLNRQSQCSGRCSPPRCWTPSEPESIHQAPDTQSISHFLHRVQGFRRRGGKAGGFGGRGGGHAARAARCSFSDFFEGIGKKKKAPTALHADPVHPRKRGRPEPDPVGKPKRKRRARKNGALFPEPNPGQSFGDGPAEWAGGEKGSPWAPHHGHPSSQAGRSGGYQGAEARAFHAAGLESGSSGRAGFYAGSTPSSQAEAGPERHSLFTGYFRSLLDSDDSSDLLDFALSASRSESRKSAAAYTAPPAALPGQRGLAAYPSRGGKAAAATPGAEAAFHAAMQGRPAFPPGRATSAGYGVAQASSECRGAEAFPKLVPPSAVSRSPTAHPAASGTPGYSPYGNYGAGQSVAPASVFPPGKQYPSAQDSKDCSFAYGSGSSLPSSPSSAHSAGYAPQTAGPSLPLGKAAFFNSAEQGGQFSSAAHTPLRCDSRASTVSPGGYMVPKGSASFQPSPENCRQFPSTAPWAFRQGYGGLDWSSEAFSQLYNPGFECHLNEPNVILDISNYTPQKAKQQTVSETFSESSSDSTQFNQPAGYRRANSEASSSEGQSSLSSLEKLMMDWNEASSAPGYNWNQSVLFQSSSKPGRGRRKKVDMFDTSHLNFSSSSSSSSVYPSKRNTGPRQPRGSRGACASKKERGTGKAKFPTKSQAVNPLFQDSTDLGLDYYSGDSSMSPLPSQSRGFGVGERDPCDYAGPYSMNPSTPSDGTFVQGFQSDSPGLGQADLENKHFPALPHQLAAPGQQTVFEASLQKAFSPNCSPTLAFKEDLRAGDIRKLPACDSLKHSMQGGALPHAPHLACRDLPMPQAHYDSPSCKNPPYWYSPNASTRSPSYDGKAGAGMLVDFMGRTDPSCLNPHLSSPSSTHPSKGEKEPLEMSRAHHRGPYACPLINDLNISPVPRDSMLQLQDNYRYPSFAPQGHPVMAPTQKSGFLGPMVEQQHPEDTFTVTSL; this is encoded by the coding sequence ATGCGCGTGAAGCCCCCGGGCCCAGTGGTAACAACCAGCGTTGTGCGTGGCTCGCCCGACTACGTCCGAGAGCCCAAGTTCTACCCGCCGGGACACCCAGTGCAGCGGCCCCCAGCCTGCCCGGCAGAAAAAGCCTTATCCTGCAGCGTGCTGAGCTTCCCTGAAGGCTCGTGCCCTGCGCTCGGCCGGGAGCACCAGGCAGGCTCGCTGCTGCACGGCGACCCGGCCGACCGGTGCCAAAGTGTACACGGGGGCACCAAGGCGGCGGAGGACTTGCTGAGCTGTGCCGGTGAGCCCCGGATCCTGGGGGGCAGCGCGGAAGAGGCAGCTGCCTGCGATCGGGCACCTAAAACCTTCCCCAACGCGACGCTGGCCTCGGGCCGCTGCAACGTCGACAGCATCCTCGCCTTGCTCCGCAGCAAGTGCGGCAACGGGCACATCAACCTCCACCCCGTGGTGCAGCTCATTGACATCATGAAGGACCTCAACCGCCTCTCCGAGGACCTCAAGAGCAGCGGGGTGCACCTGGACTGCGGCAGCCTCCGTGGCGGCGGTGGCCACGAGGACAACCGCCTCCTGCCCGCCGACCGTGACCTCCAGTACAgcttcttctcctccccttccttggCCAACAGCATCCGCAGCCCCGAGGAGCGCGGGGTGCTCTGCAAAACTGAGCCGTCGCGGCATCCCCGGCCCCCGGCCCGCGATGGAGAAGCCGATGCGGGGGGAAGgagcaccccacagccccccggCCACAGCGGGGGCGCCGGGGGAGCCTCCAAAGCGCCGGCGGAGGAAGCCGGTTGCTCTCAGCCTGACGCGGGTGATTACTCGGACCTGGCTGAGGCGGACATCCTAAATGAACTTGCCTCCCTGGCGTGCCCGGGGACGCAGCTGCTGGAATCACAGGCAATGGAGCCTCAGCCCCAGTTGCTGCCAGCCCAAGAGTTGGACTCCCAATCCCGGCTGCTGGATTCCCAGTCCCTCGAGTCGCAGCCCCAGCTGCTCGATTCGCAGAGCCTGGAGCCATTGCCAGAGTCGTTGGAGCTGCAAAACCTGGAGCCGCTGGGCTTGCAGTCCTTGGAGCCGCTCTCGGAGTCGCTGGAGCTGCAGTCGCTGGAACCCCTGTCCGAATCGCTGGAGCTGCAGTCGCTGGAGCCGCTGGCAGAGCCGCTGGGGCTGCAGGCGCTGGAGCCGCTGCCCGCCGCCCTGGAGCCTCCACTGTTGGATTCGCGAACCCCGTTAATGCCCACCGAGCCCTCGCTGCTGGAGGCGCAGCCGCTGGGCACCGTGTCGGAGCTGCTGGAGGCGCAGCCGGGCGCGGGGGACCCGCTGCGGCCCCACGGGCTGCAGCCCCGCCTGGGCGGGTGTCCGCTGGGCAGCATGGTGAAGCGGGGCCCTTGCGGGGGTCGGGGGGCCGGGCGATGCGGAGAGGACCACCGCAAGTACGCCCTGCGCCGGACAGACAAGCCAAAGATGCTGTGCCGCCGGAGGAGGGCAGGGCGAGGGCGCCGGGTGGATGTCACCCCCGAAAGTCGCGTCTTGTCCCCCCTCGCCCTGCCCGCCGAGGTGCCCCCCGGGCCTGAGGAGCCTGGCACCCCGCTGCTgagcccaccaccaccaccaccccccgACACTCTGGACCCTGACGAGGCACCCAAGacccccatggcagggaagaagAGTAAGTGCCGTGGGGTGAGGAAGATGGTGGTGAAGATGGCCAAGATCCCCGTGTCCCTGGGCAGGAGGAACAAAACCACCTACAAGGTGTCATCGCTCAGCAGCAACCTGAATCTGGAGGGCAAGGAGCTGGCGGCCAGCACGTCCATGGAGCCCACGCCGCTGCTCAAGATGAAGAACAATGGGCGCAACGTGGTGGTGGTCTTCCCTCCCGGTGAGATGCCCATCATTCTGAAGCGTAAGCGGGGGAGGCCTCCCAAGAACCTGCTGCTGGGCCAAACCAAGCCCAAGGAGCCCACCCCAGaggtgaagaagaggaggaggaggaagcagaagctGGCCTCGCCCCAGCCCTCTTACATCGCCGACACCAATGACAGCAAGGCCGACTACTCGGATGTGCTGGCCAAGCTGGCTTTCCTCAACCGGCAGAGCCAGTGCTCGGGGCGCTGCTCGCCGCCGCGCTGCTGGACCCCCAGCGAGCCCGAATCCATCCACCAAGCCCCCGACACCCAGAGCATCTCCCACTTCTTGCACCGCGTCCAGGGCTTCCGCCGGCGCGGCGGCAAGGCAGGAGGCTTCGGCGGGCGCGGAGGGGGCCACGCCGCCCGTGCTGCCCGTTGTTCCTTCAGCGATTTCTTTGAGGGGAttgggaagaagaagaaagcccCTACTGCCCTCCACGCCGACCCCGTGCATCCGCGCAAGCGGGGCCGGCCGGAGCCCGACCCTGTGGGCAAACCCAAGCGGAAACGACGTGCACGCAAGAACGGGGCGCTCTTCCCTGAGCCCAACCCCGGGCAGAGCTTCGGCGACGGCCCCGCTGAGTGGGCCGGCGGGGAGAAGGGTAGCCCTTGGGCCCCCCACCATGGCCAccccagcagccaggctggccGCAGTGGTGGCTACCAAGGGGCCGAGGCGAGAGCCTTCCACGCCGCTGGGCTGGAGTCGGGCTCGTCCGGCCGGGCTGGCTTCTACGCCGGGAGCACACCGTCCTCGCAGGCGGAGGCTGGTCCGGAGAGGCACAGCCTTTTCACTGGTTATTTCCGCTCCTTGCTGGACTCGGATGATTCCTCTGACCTGCTGGACTTCGCCCTCTCAGCATCCCGCTCCGAGTCCCGCAAGTCGGCGGCCGCCTACACAGCCCCACCGGCCGCCTTACCCGGCCAACGTGGCCTGGCCGCGTACCCATCCCGAGGCGGCAAGGCGGCGGCCGCAACGCCCGGCGCCGAGGCCGCCTTCCATGCGGCGATGCAGGGTCGGCCGGCTTTCCCACCCGGCCGTGCCACCAGCGCCGGCTATGGCGTAGCCCAAGCATCGTCGGAATGCCGGGGGGCTGAGGCTTTCCCCAAACTGGTGCCGCCTTCAGCCGTTTCCCGGTCGCCCACGGCTCACCCAGCGGCCAGCGGCACTCCCGGCTACTCGCCGTATGGCAACTACGGCGCTGGGCAAAGCGTGGCACCCGCCAGCGTCTTCCCACCGGGGAAGCAGTACCCGTCGGCGCAGGACAGTAAGGACTGCAGCTTCGCCTACGGCAGCGGCAGCAGCCTCCCGTCCTCCCCTAGCAGCGCCCACAGCGCCGGTTACGCGCCGCAGACGGCCGGTCCCAGCCTGCCGCTGGGCAAAGCCGCCTTCTTCAACAGCGCCGAGCAAGGGGGGCAGTTCTCCAGCGCGGCGCACACCCCTCTACGATGCGACAGCCGGGCCAGCACCGTCTCGCCCGGCGGCTACATGGTGCCTAAGGGTTCAGCCTCCTTCCAGCCCTCGCCTGAGAATTGCCGGCAGTTCCCCAGCACCGCACCGTGGGCGTTCCGGCAAGGCTACGGTGGGTTGGACTGGAGCTCGGAGGCCTTCAGCCAGCTCTACAACCCAGGCTTTGAGTGCCACCTCAATGAGCCCAACGTCATCCTGGACATCTCCAACTACACCCCGCAGAAAGCCAAGCAGCAGACGGTGTCGGAGACCTTCTCCGAATCATCCTCCGATAGCACCCAGTTCAACCAGCCGGCCGGCTACCGGCGCGCCAACAGCGAGGCCTCGTCCAGCGAGGGCCAGTCCAGTctctccagcctggagaagctgaTGATGGACTGGAACGAAGCGTCCTCTGCCCCGGGCTACAACTGGAACCAGAGCGTCCTCTTCCAGAGCAGCTCCAAGCCCGGTCGGGGTCGGCGGAAGAAGGTGGACATGTTCGACACCTCCCACCTGaacttctcctcctcttcctcctcctcctctgtgtACCCCTCCAAAAGGAACACGGGACCCCGGCAGCCTCGGGGGTCCCGGGGAGCTTGTGCCTCCAAGAAGGAGAGAGGGACGGGCAAGGCCAAGTTCCCCACCAAGTCGCAGGCGGTCAACCCCCTCTTCCAGGACAGCACAGACCTGGGCTTGGACTACTACAGCGGGGACAGCAGCATGTCCCCCCTGCCCTCCCAATCCCGGGGCTTCGGGGTGGGCGAGCGGGACCCCTGCGACTATGCCGGCCCCTACTCCATGAACCCCTCTACCCCCTCGGACGGGACCTTCGTCCAGGGCTTTCAGAGCGATTCCCCTGGTTTGGGGCAGGCggatttggaaaacaaacacttcCCTGCCCTCCCGCACCAGCTGGCAGCCCCCGGCCAGCAGACTGTCTTCGAGGCCAGCTTGCAGAAAGCCTTCTCGCCCAACTGCTCCCCAACCTTGGCCTTCAAGGAGGACCTCCGGGCGGGTGACATCCGCAAGCTGCCCGCCTGCGACTCGCTCAAACACAGCATGCAAGGGGGGGCCCTGCCGCACGCCCCCCACCTGGCTTGCCGCGATCTCCCCATGCCTCAAGCGCACTACGACTCCCCCAGTTGCAAAAATCCCCCGTACTGGTATTCCCCCAACGCCAGCACCCGTAGCCCTTCGTACGACGGCAAAGCGGGGGCCGGTATGCTGGTAGACTTCATGGGCAGGACGGACCCCTCGTGTCTGAACCCTCACTTGAGCAGCCCGAGCAGCACCCACCCCTCCAAGGGCGAGAAGGAGCCCTTGGAGATGTCCCGGGCTCATCACCGAGGACCCTACGCTTGTCCCTTGATCAATGACTTGAACATCTCCCCCGTACCAAGAGACTcaatgctgcagctgcaggacaaCTACAGGTACCCCAGTTTTGCACCCCAAGGGCACCCAGTCATGGCCCCCACCCAGAAGAGCGGGTTTTTGGGACCCATGGTAGAGCAACAACACCCCGAGGACACTTTTACGGTCACCTCATTGTAG
- the AHDC1 gene encoding transcription factor Gibbin isoform X2, translating into MLSLKVASGAEGSGTPAAGQEAAPAGRSLAKRAGSEGLAAQQPADGSSVACQPVALENGASPPAEWFPRTQGSGPHQPGSDGDNRSFKVNLHCKHPRPRELKCNSRSSSKAEGPALTFPDPHVSNCSAKRHAGEEEVRMRVKPPGPVVTTSVVRGSPDYVREPKFYPPGHPVQRPPACPAEKALSCSVLSFPEGSCPALGREHQAGSLLHGDPADRCQSVHGGTKAAEDLLSCAGEPRILGGSAEEAAACDRAPKTFPNATLASGRCNVDSILALLRSKCGNGHINLHPVVQLIDIMKDLNRLSEDLKSSGVHLDCGSLRGGGGHEDNRLLPADRDLQYSFFSSPSLANSIRSPEERGVLCKTEPSRHPRPPARDGEADAGGRSTPQPPGHSGGAGGASKAPAEEAGCSQPDAGDYSDLAEADILNELASLACPGTQLLESQAMEPQPQLLPAQELDSQSRLLDSQSLESQPQLLDSQSLEPLPESLELQNLEPLGLQSLEPLSESLELQSLEPLSESLELQSLEPLAEPLGLQALEPLPAALEPPLLDSRTPLMPTEPSLLEAQPLGTVSELLEAQPGAGDPLRPHGLQPRLGGCPLGSMVKRGPCGGRGAGRCGEDHRKYALRRTDKPKMLCRRRRAGRGRRVDVTPESRVLSPLALPAEVPPGPEEPGTPLLSPPPPPPPDTLDPDEAPKTPMAGKKSKCRGVRKMVVKMAKIPVSLGRRNKTTYKVSSLSSNLNLEGKELAASTSMEPTPLLKMKNNGRNVVVVFPPGEMPIILKRKRGRPPKNLLLGQTKPKEPTPEVKKRRRRKQKLASPQPSYIADTNDSKADYSDVLAKLAFLNRQSQCSGRCSPPRCWTPSEPESIHQAPDTQSISHFLHRVQGFRRRGGKAGGFGGRGGGHAARAARCSFSDFFEGIGKKKKAPTALHADPVHPRKRGRPEPDPVGKPKRKRRARKNGALFPEPNPGQSFGDGPAEWAGGEKGSPWAPHHGHPSSQAGRSGGYQGAEARAFHAAGLESGSSGRAGFYAGSTPSSQAEAGPERHSLFTGYFRSLLDSDDSSDLLDFALSASRSESRKSAAAYTAPPAALPGQRGLAAYPSRGGKAAAATPGAEAAFHAAMQGRPAFPPGRATSAGYGVAQASSECRGAEAFPKLVPPSAVSRSPTAHPAASGTPGYSPYGNYGAGQSVAPASVFPPGKQYPSAQDSKDCSFAYGSGSSLPSSPSSAHSAGYAPQTAGPSLPLGKAAFFNSAEQGGQFSSAAHTPLRCDSRASTVSPGGYMVPKGSASFQPSPENCRQFPSTAPWAFRQGYGGLDWSSEAFSQLYNPGFECHLNEPNVILDISNYTPQKAKQQTVSETFSESSSDSTQFNQPAGYRRANSEASSSEGQSSLSSLEKLMMDWNEASSAPGYNWNQSVLFQSSSKPGRGRRKKVDMFDTSHLNFSSSSSSSSVYPSKRNTGPRQPRGSRGACASKKERGTGKAKFPTKSQAVNPLFQDSTDLGLDYYSGDSSMSPLPSQSRGFGVGERDPCDYAGPYSMNPSTPSDGTFVQGFQSDSPGLGQADLENKHFPALPHQLAAPGQQTVFEASLQKAFSPNCSPTLAFKEDLRAGDIRKLPACDSLKHSMQGGALPHAPHLACRDLPMPQAHYDSPSCKNPPYWYSPNASTRSPSYDGKAGAGMLVDFMGRTDPSCLNPHLSSPSSTHPSKGEKEPLEMSRAHHRGPYACPLINDLNISPVPRDSMLQLQDNYRYPSFAPQGHPVMAPTQKSGFLGPMVEQQHPEDTFTVTSL; encoded by the exons ATGGGAGCTCGGTCGCCTGCCAGCCCGTCGCACTGGAGAACGGTGCCAGCCCGCCAGCCGAGTGGTTCCCGCGCACCCAGGGCTCTGGCCCCCACCAGCCCGGCAGCGACGGCGACAACAGGAGCTTCAAAGTGAACCTGCACTGCAAACACCCCCGGCCCAG AGAGCTGAAGTGCAAtagcaggagcagcagcaaagccgAGG GTCCCGCTCTCACCTTCCCCGACCCCCATGTCAGCAACTGCTCGGCCAAGCGGCACgcgggggaggaggaggtcaGGATGCGCGTGAAGCCCCCGGGCCCAGTGGTAACAACCAGCGTTGTGCGTGGCTCGCCCGACTACGTCCGAGAGCCCAAGTTCTACCCGCCGGGACACCCAGTGCAGCGGCCCCCAGCCTGCCCGGCAGAAAAAGCCTTATCCTGCAGCGTGCTGAGCTTCCCTGAAGGCTCGTGCCCTGCGCTCGGCCGGGAGCACCAGGCAGGCTCGCTGCTGCACGGCGACCCGGCCGACCGGTGCCAAAGTGTACACGGGGGCACCAAGGCGGCGGAGGACTTGCTGAGCTGTGCCGGTGAGCCCCGGATCCTGGGGGGCAGCGCGGAAGAGGCAGCTGCCTGCGATCGGGCACCTAAAACCTTCCCCAACGCGACGCTGGCCTCGGGCCGCTGCAACGTCGACAGCATCCTCGCCTTGCTCCGCAGCAAGTGCGGCAACGGGCACATCAACCTCCACCCCGTGGTGCAGCTCATTGACATCATGAAGGACCTCAACCGCCTCTCCGAGGACCTCAAGAGCAGCGGGGTGCACCTGGACTGCGGCAGCCTCCGTGGCGGCGGTGGCCACGAGGACAACCGCCTCCTGCCCGCCGACCGTGACCTCCAGTACAgcttcttctcctccccttccttggCCAACAGCATCCGCAGCCCCGAGGAGCGCGGGGTGCTCTGCAAAACTGAGCCGTCGCGGCATCCCCGGCCCCCGGCCCGCGATGGAGAAGCCGATGCGGGGGGAAGgagcaccccacagccccccggCCACAGCGGGGGCGCCGGGGGAGCCTCCAAAGCGCCGGCGGAGGAAGCCGGTTGCTCTCAGCCTGACGCGGGTGATTACTCGGACCTGGCTGAGGCGGACATCCTAAATGAACTTGCCTCCCTGGCGTGCCCGGGGACGCAGCTGCTGGAATCACAGGCAATGGAGCCTCAGCCCCAGTTGCTGCCAGCCCAAGAGTTGGACTCCCAATCCCGGCTGCTGGATTCCCAGTCCCTCGAGTCGCAGCCCCAGCTGCTCGATTCGCAGAGCCTGGAGCCATTGCCAGAGTCGTTGGAGCTGCAAAACCTGGAGCCGCTGGGCTTGCAGTCCTTGGAGCCGCTCTCGGAGTCGCTGGAGCTGCAGTCGCTGGAACCCCTGTCCGAATCGCTGGAGCTGCAGTCGCTGGAGCCGCTGGCAGAGCCGCTGGGGCTGCAGGCGCTGGAGCCGCTGCCCGCCGCCCTGGAGCCTCCACTGTTGGATTCGCGAACCCCGTTAATGCCCACCGAGCCCTCGCTGCTGGAGGCGCAGCCGCTGGGCACCGTGTCGGAGCTGCTGGAGGCGCAGCCGGGCGCGGGGGACCCGCTGCGGCCCCACGGGCTGCAGCCCCGCCTGGGCGGGTGTCCGCTGGGCAGCATGGTGAAGCGGGGCCCTTGCGGGGGTCGGGGGGCCGGGCGATGCGGAGAGGACCACCGCAAGTACGCCCTGCGCCGGACAGACAAGCCAAAGATGCTGTGCCGCCGGAGGAGGGCAGGGCGAGGGCGCCGGGTGGATGTCACCCCCGAAAGTCGCGTCTTGTCCCCCCTCGCCCTGCCCGCCGAGGTGCCCCCCGGGCCTGAGGAGCCTGGCACCCCGCTGCTgagcccaccaccaccaccaccccccgACACTCTGGACCCTGACGAGGCACCCAAGacccccatggcagggaagaagAGTAAGTGCCGTGGGGTGAGGAAGATGGTGGTGAAGATGGCCAAGATCCCCGTGTCCCTGGGCAGGAGGAACAAAACCACCTACAAGGTGTCATCGCTCAGCAGCAACCTGAATCTGGAGGGCAAGGAGCTGGCGGCCAGCACGTCCATGGAGCCCACGCCGCTGCTCAAGATGAAGAACAATGGGCGCAACGTGGTGGTGGTCTTCCCTCCCGGTGAGATGCCCATCATTCTGAAGCGTAAGCGGGGGAGGCCTCCCAAGAACCTGCTGCTGGGCCAAACCAAGCCCAAGGAGCCCACCCCAGaggtgaagaagaggaggaggaggaagcagaagctGGCCTCGCCCCAGCCCTCTTACATCGCCGACACCAATGACAGCAAGGCCGACTACTCGGATGTGCTGGCCAAGCTGGCTTTCCTCAACCGGCAGAGCCAGTGCTCGGGGCGCTGCTCGCCGCCGCGCTGCTGGACCCCCAGCGAGCCCGAATCCATCCACCAAGCCCCCGACACCCAGAGCATCTCCCACTTCTTGCACCGCGTCCAGGGCTTCCGCCGGCGCGGCGGCAAGGCAGGAGGCTTCGGCGGGCGCGGAGGGGGCCACGCCGCCCGTGCTGCCCGTTGTTCCTTCAGCGATTTCTTTGAGGGGAttgggaagaagaagaaagcccCTACTGCCCTCCACGCCGACCCCGTGCATCCGCGCAAGCGGGGCCGGCCGGAGCCCGACCCTGTGGGCAAACCCAAGCGGAAACGACGTGCACGCAAGAACGGGGCGCTCTTCCCTGAGCCCAACCCCGGGCAGAGCTTCGGCGACGGCCCCGCTGAGTGGGCCGGCGGGGAGAAGGGTAGCCCTTGGGCCCCCCACCATGGCCAccccagcagccaggctggccGCAGTGGTGGCTACCAAGGGGCCGAGGCGAGAGCCTTCCACGCCGCTGGGCTGGAGTCGGGCTCGTCCGGCCGGGCTGGCTTCTACGCCGGGAGCACACCGTCCTCGCAGGCGGAGGCTGGTCCGGAGAGGCACAGCCTTTTCACTGGTTATTTCCGCTCCTTGCTGGACTCGGATGATTCCTCTGACCTGCTGGACTTCGCCCTCTCAGCATCCCGCTCCGAGTCCCGCAAGTCGGCGGCCGCCTACACAGCCCCACCGGCCGCCTTACCCGGCCAACGTGGCCTGGCCGCGTACCCATCCCGAGGCGGCAAGGCGGCGGCCGCAACGCCCGGCGCCGAGGCCGCCTTCCATGCGGCGATGCAGGGTCGGCCGGCTTTCCCACCCGGCCGTGCCACCAGCGCCGGCTATGGCGTAGCCCAAGCATCGTCGGAATGCCGGGGGGCTGAGGCTTTCCCCAAACTGGTGCCGCCTTCAGCCGTTTCCCGGTCGCCCACGGCTCACCCAGCGGCCAGCGGCACTCCCGGCTACTCGCCGTATGGCAACTACGGCGCTGGGCAAAGCGTGGCACCCGCCAGCGTCTTCCCACCGGGGAAGCAGTACCCGTCGGCGCAGGACAGTAAGGACTGCAGCTTCGCCTACGGCAGCGGCAGCAGCCTCCCGTCCTCCCCTAGCAGCGCCCACAGCGCCGGTTACGCGCCGCAGACGGCCGGTCCCAGCCTGCCGCTGGGCAAAGCCGCCTTCTTCAACAGCGCCGAGCAAGGGGGGCAGTTCTCCAGCGCGGCGCACACCCCTCTACGATGCGACAGCCGGGCCAGCACCGTCTCGCCCGGCGGCTACATGGTGCCTAAGGGTTCAGCCTCCTTCCAGCCCTCGCCTGAGAATTGCCGGCAGTTCCCCAGCACCGCACCGTGGGCGTTCCGGCAAGGCTACGGTGGGTTGGACTGGAGCTCGGAGGCCTTCAGCCAGCTCTACAACCCAGGCTTTGAGTGCCACCTCAATGAGCCCAACGTCATCCTGGACATCTCCAACTACACCCCGCAGAAAGCCAAGCAGCAGACGGTGTCGGAGACCTTCTCCGAATCATCCTCCGATAGCACCCAGTTCAACCAGCCGGCCGGCTACCGGCGCGCCAACAGCGAGGCCTCGTCCAGCGAGGGCCAGTCCAGTctctccagcctggagaagctgaTGATGGACTGGAACGAAGCGTCCTCTGCCCCGGGCTACAACTGGAACCAGAGCGTCCTCTTCCAGAGCAGCTCCAAGCCCGGTCGGGGTCGGCGGAAGAAGGTGGACATGTTCGACACCTCCCACCTGaacttctcctcctcttcctcctcctcctctgtgtACCCCTCCAAAAGGAACACGGGACCCCGGCAGCCTCGGGGGTCCCGGGGAGCTTGTGCCTCCAAGAAGGAGAGAGGGACGGGCAAGGCCAAGTTCCCCACCAAGTCGCAGGCGGTCAACCCCCTCTTCCAGGACAGCACAGACCTGGGCTTGGACTACTACAGCGGGGACAGCAGCATGTCCCCCCTGCCCTCCCAATCCCGGGGCTTCGGGGTGGGCGAGCGGGACCCCTGCGACTATGCCGGCCCCTACTCCATGAACCCCTCTACCCCCTCGGACGGGACCTTCGTCCAGGGCTTTCAGAGCGATTCCCCTGGTTTGGGGCAGGCggatttggaaaacaaacacttcCCTGCCCTCCCGCACCAGCTGGCAGCCCCCGGCCAGCAGACTGTCTTCGAGGCCAGCTTGCAGAAAGCCTTCTCGCCCAACTGCTCCCCAACCTTGGCCTTCAAGGAGGACCTCCGGGCGGGTGACATCCGCAAGCTGCCCGCCTGCGACTCGCTCAAACACAGCATGCAAGGGGGGGCCCTGCCGCACGCCCCCCACCTGGCTTGCCGCGATCTCCCCATGCCTCAAGCGCACTACGACTCCCCCAGTTGCAAAAATCCCCCGTACTGGTATTCCCCCAACGCCAGCACCCGTAGCCCTTCGTACGACGGCAAAGCGGGGGCCGGTATGCTGGTAGACTTCATGGGCAGGACGGACCCCTCGTGTCTGAACCCTCACTTGAGCAGCCCGAGCAGCACCCACCCCTCCAAGGGCGAGAAGGAGCCCTTGGAGATGTCCCGGGCTCATCACCGAGGACCCTACGCTTGTCCCTTGATCAATGACTTGAACATCTCCCCCGTACCAAGAGACTcaatgctgcagctgcaggacaaCTACAGGTACCCCAGTTTTGCACCCCAAGGGCACCCAGTCATGGCCCCCACCCAGAAGAGCGGGTTTTTGGGACCCATGGTAGAGCAACAACACCCCGAGGACACTTTTACGGTCACCTCATTGTAG